One stretch of Mycolicibacterium fallax DNA includes these proteins:
- the sigJ gene encoding RNA polymerase sigma factor SigJ gives MSADRPDPAAEFTRLRPLLFTIAYEILGSATDADDVLQDSYLRWAEVDVEVVRDVKSYLAQLVTRQALNALRAAGRRKEEYIGPWLPEPLLVDRQQTAADAAEDIILAESVSMAMMVVLQTLTPDERAVFVLHDVFGFEHSEIASAIGKSAASVRQIAHRARGHVRARRHRFEPIDAHASEQLTVSFFAAAATGDLDGLMAMLAPDVTWTADSDGKASAARRPVSGAERVARLIIGLVRLGGPAARVESAMYNGAPAFVLWTGDRLEGVISVEVTDGLITNFYAMRNPEKLDTVLVPRSIDR, from the coding sequence GTGAGCGCCGACCGGCCGGATCCGGCGGCGGAGTTCACCCGGCTGCGTCCGCTGCTGTTCACCATCGCCTACGAGATCCTCGGCTCGGCCACCGACGCCGATGACGTGCTGCAGGACAGCTACCTGCGCTGGGCCGAGGTCGACGTCGAGGTGGTCCGTGACGTCAAGTCCTACCTGGCGCAACTGGTGACCCGGCAGGCACTCAACGCGCTGCGGGCCGCCGGCCGGCGCAAGGAGGAGTACATCGGACCGTGGCTGCCGGAACCGCTGCTGGTCGACCGGCAGCAGACCGCGGCCGATGCCGCCGAGGACATCATCCTGGCCGAGTCGGTCTCGATGGCGATGATGGTGGTGCTGCAGACGCTGACCCCCGACGAGCGGGCGGTGTTCGTGCTGCACGACGTGTTCGGCTTTGAGCACAGCGAAATCGCTTCGGCGATCGGGAAGTCCGCCGCCTCGGTGCGCCAGATCGCGCATCGCGCCCGCGGGCACGTGCGGGCCCGTCGGCACCGGTTCGAACCCATTGACGCGCACGCCTCCGAGCAGCTGACGGTCAGCTTCTTCGCCGCCGCGGCCACCGGCGACCTGGACGGGCTGATGGCGATGCTGGCCCCCGATGTGACCTGGACCGCCGACAGCGACGGCAAGGCCAGTGCCGCGCGCCGGCCGGTGTCCGGCGCCGAGCGGGTGGCCCGGCTGATCATCGGACTGGTCCGGCTCGGCGGGCCCGCGGCGCGGGTGGAGTCGGCGATGTACAACGGCGCGCCCGCGTTCGTGCTCTGGACCGGGGACCGACTGGAGGGCGTGATCAGCGTCGAGGTCACCGACGGCCTGATCACCAACTTCTACGCGATGCGCAACCCCGAGAAACTCGACACGGTGCTGGTGCCCCGGAGCATCGACCGCTGA
- a CDS encoding NAD(P)/FAD-dependent oxidoreductase, which yields MTVQTSIVVIGGGYAGVLAANRLQPHPGAAVTLVNPRPQFVERIRLHQLAAGNHDAVADYRKLLHPAVTLVVDAAVRIDADATRVTLASGAELRYDYLVYAVGSTAAAPTVPGAAQHAYPLAEYEDSRRLRARLQALRPTDPIVVVGAGLTGVETAAELSEAGRPVTLVGAELTPSLGAGARRQAGKRLGRLGVRIVEGAVSRVGATSVRLADGTEIPSAATVWSAGFATPGLAADSGLPTDELGRLLTDETLTSCGSDRIVGTGDAVAPSAAPLRMSCQAALPLAAQAADTVLARLSGRSPAPINQAYTGQCVSLGRRTGVVQLVYRDDSPRRLWIGGRSAAGIKESICRATLWMLGREARRPGSYPWLRGDARFRAERELAEAGAR from the coding sequence ATGACCGTCCAGACCTCAATCGTCGTCATCGGCGGCGGCTACGCCGGCGTGCTGGCCGCCAACCGGCTGCAGCCGCATCCGGGCGCCGCGGTGACCCTGGTGAACCCGCGCCCGCAGTTCGTCGAGCGGATCCGGCTGCACCAGCTGGCCGCCGGCAACCACGACGCCGTCGCCGACTACCGCAAGCTGCTGCACCCGGCCGTCACCCTGGTGGTGGATGCCGCGGTGCGCATCGACGCCGACGCCACCCGGGTGACGCTGGCCTCCGGCGCCGAGCTGCGCTACGACTACCTGGTGTACGCCGTCGGCAGCACCGCCGCGGCGCCGACGGTGCCCGGCGCCGCGCAGCACGCGTACCCGCTGGCCGAGTACGAGGATTCCCGCCGGCTGCGCGCCCGGCTGCAGGCGCTGCGACCCACCGATCCGATCGTCGTCGTCGGCGCCGGGCTGACCGGCGTGGAGACCGCCGCGGAACTCTCCGAGGCCGGTCGACCGGTCACCCTGGTCGGCGCCGAACTGACCCCCTCACTCGGCGCGGGGGCGCGCCGCCAGGCCGGAAAGCGGCTGGGCCGGCTGGGCGTTCGGATCGTCGAGGGCGCCGTCAGCCGGGTTGGTGCGACGTCGGTGCGGCTGGCCGACGGCACCGAAATACCGTCCGCTGCGACGGTGTGGTCCGCCGGTTTCGCGACCCCCGGGCTGGCCGCCGACAGCGGACTGCCCACCGACGAGCTGGGCCGGCTGCTGACCGACGAGACGCTGACCAGCTGCGGCAGCGACCGGATCGTCGGCACCGGAGACGCGGTCGCACCGTCGGCCGCACCGCTGCGGATGAGCTGCCAGGCCGCCCTGCCGCTGGCCGCCCAGGCCGCCGACACGGTGCTGGCCCGGCTGTCCGGGCGCTCGCCCGCCCCGATCAACCAGGCGTACACCGGCCAGTGCGTCAGCCTGGGCCGCCGCACCGGGGTGGTGCAGCTGGTGTACCGCGACGACAGCCCGCGCCGACTGTGGATCGGCGGGCGTTCGGCGGCCGGGATCAAGGAGTCGATCTGCCGGGCCACGCTGTGGATGCTGGGCCGGGAGGCCCGCCGGCCCGGCAGCTACCCGTGGCTGCGGGGCGACGCTCGGTTCCGCGCCGAGCGGGAACTGGCCGAGGCGGGTGCGCGGTGA
- the gdhA gene encoding NADP-specific glutamate dehydrogenase: protein MTPNGLHEKLEELYTEVIRRNAGENEFHQAVHEVLDSLGPVVAKHPEFADTAVIRRLCEPERQIIFRVPWIDDKGAVQINRGFRVEFNSALGPFKGGLRFHPSVYLGIVKFLGFEQIFKNSLTGMPIGGGKGGSDFDPKGRSDGEVMRFCQSFMTELYRHLGEYTDVPAGDIGVGTREIGYMFGQYKRITNRWESGVFTGKGLTWGGSQVRTEATGYGTVFFIDQMLRTKGDSFDGKKVLVSGSGNVAIYAIEKIHQLGGTVVGCSDSGGYIIDEKGVDVEVLREIKEVRRGRICDYVDLRAGGASFVAEHSIWDVGCDIAVPCATQNELSGDQAAALIKSGCKVVAEGANMPCTPDAVKLFAEAGVMFAPGKAANAGGVATSALEMQQNASRDSWTFDETEEQLAEIMRRIHDRCVVTAEEYGQPGNYVAGANIAGFIRVADAMSALGLV, encoded by the coding sequence ATGACACCCAACGGGTTACACGAGAAGCTCGAAGAGCTCTATACCGAGGTCATCCGGCGCAACGCCGGCGAGAACGAGTTTCACCAGGCCGTGCACGAGGTGCTCGACAGCCTCGGGCCGGTCGTCGCCAAGCACCCCGAGTTCGCCGACACCGCGGTGATCCGTCGGCTCTGCGAGCCGGAGCGCCAGATCATCTTCCGGGTGCCGTGGATCGACGACAAGGGCGCCGTGCAGATCAACCGCGGCTTCCGGGTGGAGTTCAACTCCGCGCTCGGCCCGTTCAAGGGCGGCCTGCGCTTCCACCCGTCGGTGTACCTGGGCATCGTCAAGTTCCTCGGCTTCGAGCAGATCTTCAAGAACTCGCTGACCGGCATGCCGATCGGCGGCGGCAAGGGCGGCTCGGACTTCGACCCCAAGGGCCGCTCCGACGGCGAGGTGATGCGGTTCTGTCAGTCGTTCATGACCGAGCTGTACCGCCACCTCGGTGAGTACACCGACGTGCCGGCCGGCGACATCGGCGTCGGCACCCGCGAGATCGGCTACATGTTCGGCCAGTACAAGCGGATCACCAACCGCTGGGAATCCGGCGTGTTCACCGGCAAGGGCCTGACCTGGGGCGGTTCCCAGGTCCGCACCGAGGCCACCGGCTACGGCACGGTGTTCTTCATCGACCAGATGCTGCGCACCAAGGGCGACTCGTTCGACGGCAAGAAGGTGCTGGTGTCCGGGTCGGGCAACGTCGCCATCTACGCCATCGAGAAGATCCACCAGCTCGGCGGCACGGTGGTCGGCTGCTCGGACTCCGGCGGCTACATCATCGACGAGAAGGGCGTCGACGTCGAGGTGCTGCGCGAGATCAAGGAGGTCCGGCGCGGCCGGATCTGCGACTACGTCGACCTGCGCGCCGGCGGCGCCTCCTTCGTCGCCGAACACAGCATCTGGGATGTCGGCTGCGACATCGCGGTGCCGTGCGCCACCCAGAACGAGCTGAGCGGCGACCAGGCCGCCGCGCTGATCAAGAGCGGCTGCAAGGTGGTCGCCGAGGGCGCCAACATGCCGTGCACGCCCGACGCGGTCAAGCTGTTCGCCGAGGCCGGGGTGATGTTCGCGCCGGGCAAGGCCGCCAACGCCGGCGGCGTGGCGACCAGCGCGCTGGAGATGCAGCAGAACGCCTCGCGGGACTCCTGGACCTTCGACGAGACCGAGGAGCAGCTCGCCGAGATCATGCGGCGCATTCACGACCGCTGCGTGGTCACCGCCGAGGAGTACGGCCAGCCGGGCAACTATGTCGCCGGAGCCAACATCGCCGGGTTCATCCGGGTCGCCGACGCCATGTCGGCACTCGGGCTGGTGTAA
- the metG gene encoding methionine--tRNA ligase, with amino-acid sequence MSEPFYVTTAITYPNGAPHIGHAYEYIATDAIARFKRLDGFDVRYLTGTDEHGLKMAQTAAAEGIPTAELARRNSDVFQRLQEKLNISFDRFIRTTDADHRAASAALWQRMADAGDIYLDAYAGWYSVRDEAYFAESETELRGGVRVATSSGAEVTWTEEQTYFFRLSAYTDRLLAHYAEHPEFIGPDARRNEVISFVSGGLNDFSISRSSFDWGVPVPGDPDHVMYVWVDALTNYLTGAGYPDTDSALYTRYWPADLHMIGKDIIRFHAVYWPAFLMSAGLPLPRRVFAHGFLLNAGEKMSKSVGNVVSPDALVDAFGVDQVRYFLLREVPFGQDGSYSEEAIIGRINADLANEFGNLAQRCLSMVAKNLDGIVPEPGELTAADAALLAEADALLDRVRRSFDEPAMHQGLEAIWQVLGSANRYFTAQEPWVLRKSADPADQQRFAAVLYTTMEVVRIAALLVQPIMPTAADALLDLLSQPADRRDFGALAVRLAPGTALPPPTGVFPRYQVE; translated from the coding sequence ATGAGCGAGCCCTTCTACGTGACGACGGCGATCACGTACCCCAACGGCGCCCCGCATATCGGGCACGCCTACGAGTACATCGCCACCGATGCCATCGCGCGCTTCAAGCGCCTCGACGGCTTTGACGTGCGCTATCTGACCGGCACCGACGAGCACGGGCTGAAGATGGCGCAGACCGCGGCCGCCGAAGGCATCCCGACCGCCGAGCTGGCCCGGCGCAACTCCGATGTCTTCCAGCGGCTGCAGGAAAAACTCAACATCTCCTTCGACCGGTTCATCCGCACCACCGACGCCGACCACCGGGCGGCCTCGGCGGCGCTGTGGCAGCGGATGGCCGACGCCGGCGACATCTACCTGGACGCCTACGCCGGCTGGTACTCGGTGCGCGACGAGGCCTACTTCGCCGAATCCGAGACCGAACTGCGCGGCGGCGTGCGGGTGGCGACCAGCTCCGGGGCCGAGGTCACCTGGACCGAGGAGCAGACCTACTTCTTCCGGCTGTCGGCCTACACCGACCGGCTGCTGGCGCACTACGCCGAGCACCCCGAGTTCATCGGCCCGGACGCCCGCCGCAACGAGGTGATCAGCTTCGTCTCCGGCGGCCTCAACGATTTCTCCATCTCGCGCAGCTCGTTCGACTGGGGTGTTCCGGTGCCCGGCGACCCCGACCACGTGATGTACGTCTGGGTCGACGCGTTGACCAACTATCTGACCGGCGCCGGCTACCCGGACACCGACTCGGCGCTCTACACCCGGTACTGGCCGGCCGACCTGCACATGATCGGCAAGGACATCATCCGGTTCCACGCCGTCTACTGGCCGGCGTTCCTGATGTCGGCGGGCCTGCCGCTGCCCCGGCGGGTGTTCGCGCACGGCTTCCTGCTCAACGCCGGGGAGAAGATGAGCAAGTCGGTCGGCAACGTGGTCAGCCCCGATGCGCTGGTCGACGCCTTCGGGGTCGACCAGGTGCGCTACTTCCTGCTGCGCGAGGTGCCGTTCGGCCAGGACGGCAGCTACTCCGAAGAGGCGATCATCGGCCGGATCAACGCCGACCTGGCCAACGAGTTCGGCAACCTCGCCCAGCGCTGCCTGTCCATGGTGGCCAAGAACCTCGACGGCATCGTGCCCGAGCCGGGTGAGCTCACCGCCGCGGACGCCGCGCTGCTGGCCGAGGCCGACGCGCTGCTGGACCGGGTCCGCCGCAGCTTCGACGAGCCGGCCATGCACCAGGGGCTGGAGGCGATCTGGCAGGTGCTCGGCTCGGCCAACCGGTACTTCACCGCGCAGGAACCCTGGGTGCTGCGCAAGTCCGCCGACCCGGCCGACCAGCAGCGGTTCGCCGCGGTGCTGTACACCACCATGGAGGTGGTGCGCATCGCCGCGCTGCTGGTCCAGCCGATCATGCCGACCGCGGCCGACGCGCTGCTGGATCTGCTCAGCCAGCCCGCCGACCGTCGCGACTTCGGCGCGCTGGCGGTGCGACTGGCCCCCGGGACGGCCCTGCCGCCCCCCACCGGGGTGTTTCCCCGATACCAGGTCGAGTGA
- a CDS encoding TatD family hydrolase, producing the protein MVCDVSTKVLPPPAPEPLAPLIDAHTHLDACGARDADDVAAILDRAGAVGVQAVVTIADDLAAARWAAAAAGWDDRVYAAVGLHPTRADALDDAARAELETLAAEPRVVAVGETGMDLYWPGRLDGCADPATQVEAFAWHIDLAKRLGKPLMIHNRDADAAVLDVLRAEGAPETVIFHCFSSGPEMARSCADAGWYLSLSGTVSFRNARELRAAAPLIPADQLLVETDAPFLTPHPYRGARNEPYCLPYTVRALAELLDRPAGDVAADSSANARRVYNLTY; encoded by the coding sequence ATGGTGTGCGACGTGAGCACCAAAGTCCTGCCGCCGCCCGCACCCGAGCCGCTGGCGCCGCTGATCGACGCGCACACCCATTTGGACGCCTGCGGTGCCCGCGACGCCGACGACGTCGCGGCCATCCTGGATCGGGCCGGCGCGGTCGGTGTGCAGGCCGTGGTGACCATCGCCGACGACCTGGCGGCGGCCCGCTGGGCGGCCGCGGCGGCCGGCTGGGACGACCGGGTGTACGCCGCCGTCGGGTTGCACCCGACCCGGGCCGACGCGCTGGACGACGCGGCCCGGGCGGAACTGGAGACGCTGGCCGCCGAGCCGCGGGTGGTGGCGGTGGGGGAGACCGGCATGGACCTGTACTGGCCGGGCCGGCTGGACGGCTGCGCGGACCCGGCCACCCAGGTCGAGGCGTTCGCCTGGCACATCGACCTGGCCAAGCGGCTGGGTAAGCCGCTGATGATCCACAACCGGGACGCCGACGCCGCCGTGCTCGACGTGCTGCGCGCCGAAGGGGCCCCGGAAACTGTGATCTTCCACTGTTTTTCCTCCGGGCCCGAGATGGCGCGCAGCTGCGCGGACGCCGGCTGGTACCTGAGCCTGTCGGGCACCGTCAGCTTCCGCAATGCGCGCGAGCTGCGCGCCGCCGCGCCGCTCATTCCCGCTGATCAGCTCCTTGTGGAGACCGACGCACCGTTCCTCACGCCGCACCCGTATCGGGGTGCCCGCAACGAACCGTACTGCCTGCCCTACACCGTCCGGGCCCTCGCCGAACTGCTGGATCGCCCGGCCGGGGACGTCGCCGCGGATTCGTCAGCAAACGCCCGCCGCGTATATAATTTGACTTATTGA
- a CDS encoding resuscitation-promoting factor: protein MNVLTKLHQSKSGQLRAVVGATLLALTCAGGYAVAEQKTVTLTVDGASTTVKTMKSRVIDVVAENGFQVDERDDLFPAAGDRITDHQTIELRRSRPLEISLDGRDTGQVWTTAATVDEALSQLSMTDTAPVAANRSARLPLGGMALPVVSAKNITLDDAGVVRTVRLAAPNVAGLLVAAGVPLMQNDRVNPAPSTPVTEGMQIQVTRIRMEKVTERAPLEPTARRIEDPEMNMSRQVVEDPGTPGEQDVTYAVATVNGKETGRLPVANTVLTPARDSVLRVGAKPGTEVPPVTNGGAWDALASCESGGNWAINTGNGFYGGVQFDAGTWLAHGGGKYAPRADLATREEQIAIASKTQAVQGWGAWPTCSARIGAR, encoded by the coding sequence TTGAACGTACTGACCAAGCTGCACCAGTCGAAGTCCGGCCAGCTGCGCGCCGTCGTCGGCGCCACCCTGCTCGCGCTGACCTGCGCCGGCGGCTACGCCGTCGCCGAACAGAAGACCGTGACGCTGACCGTCGACGGTGCCTCGACCACGGTCAAGACGATGAAGTCGCGGGTCATCGACGTCGTCGCGGAGAACGGTTTCCAGGTCGACGAGCGCGACGACCTGTTCCCCGCCGCCGGTGACCGGATCACCGACCACCAGACCATCGAGCTGCGCCGCAGCCGGCCGCTGGAGATCTCGCTGGACGGCCGCGACACCGGCCAGGTCTGGACGACGGCCGCCACCGTCGACGAGGCGCTGAGCCAGCTGTCGATGACCGACACCGCGCCGGTGGCCGCCAACCGCTCGGCCCGGCTGCCGCTCGGCGGCATGGCGCTGCCGGTGGTGAGCGCCAAGAACATCACCCTCGACGACGCCGGCGTGGTGCGCACGGTCCGGCTGGCCGCCCCCAACGTGGCCGGCCTGCTGGTCGCCGCCGGTGTGCCGCTGATGCAGAACGACCGGGTCAACCCCGCCCCGTCCACCCCGGTGACCGAGGGCATGCAGATCCAGGTCACCCGGATCCGGATGGAGAAGGTCACCGAGCGGGCCCCGCTGGAGCCGACCGCCCGGCGGATCGAGGACCCCGAGATGAACATGAGCCGCCAGGTCGTCGAGGATCCGGGCACCCCCGGTGAGCAGGACGTCACCTACGCGGTCGCCACCGTCAACGGCAAGGAGACCGGGCGGCTGCCCGTCGCCAACACGGTGCTCACCCCGGCCCGCGACTCGGTGCTGCGGGTCGGCGCCAAGCCCGGCACCGAGGTGCCTCCGGTGACCAACGGCGGCGCCTGGGATGCGCTGGCCTCGTGTGAGTCCGGCGGCAACTGGGCGATCAACACCGGCAACGGGTTCTACGGCGGCGTGCAGTTCGACGCGGGCACCTGGCTGGCCCACGGCGGCGGCAAGTACGCCCCGCGCGCCGACCTGGCCACCCGTGAGGAGCAGATCGCGATCGCCTCGAAGACCCAGGCCGTGCAGGGCTGGGGCGCCTGGCCGACCTGCAGTGCGCGGATCGGCGCCCGCTGA
- the rsmA gene encoding 16S rRNA (adenine(1518)-N(6)/adenine(1519)-N(6))-dimethyltransferase RsmA → MTIRLLGRTDIRELADELGLRPRKSWGQNFVHDANTVRRIVASAGITAADSVVEVGPGLGSLTLALLETGATVLAVEVDPVLAERLPHTVAAHGAEPARLTVIHRDVLTLRGADLPGAPTALVANLPYNIAVPALLRVLAECPTVRTVLVMVQLEVAERLAAEPGGRDYGVPSVKARYYGTVRRAGTVSPSVFWPVPRVDSGLVRIDRHDDPGWPTDPEFRDRLFALIDVAFAQRRKTVRNALSRWTGSTERAAELLTAAGIDPSARGETLAITDFVRLAELAADEPGTGEPQPGRP, encoded by the coding sequence CTGACCATCCGGCTGCTCGGCCGCACCGACATCCGGGAACTGGCCGACGAGCTGGGGCTGCGACCGCGTAAGTCCTGGGGCCAGAACTTCGTCCACGACGCCAACACGGTGCGCCGCATCGTGGCCTCGGCCGGCATCACCGCCGCCGACAGCGTCGTTGAGGTCGGCCCCGGCCTGGGGTCGCTGACGCTGGCGCTGCTGGAGACCGGCGCGACGGTGCTGGCCGTCGAGGTCGACCCGGTGCTGGCCGAGCGGCTGCCGCACACCGTCGCCGCGCACGGCGCCGAACCCGCGCGACTGACCGTCATCCACCGCGACGTGCTGACCCTGCGGGGCGCCGACCTGCCCGGCGCGCCCACCGCGCTGGTCGCCAACCTGCCATACAACATCGCCGTGCCCGCGCTGCTGCGGGTGCTCGCCGAATGCCCGACCGTGCGCACCGTGCTGGTGATGGTTCAGCTGGAGGTCGCCGAGCGGCTGGCCGCCGAGCCCGGCGGCAGGGACTACGGCGTCCCGAGCGTCAAGGCCCGCTACTACGGAACGGTGCGCCGGGCCGGGACGGTGTCGCCGTCGGTGTTCTGGCCGGTGCCGCGGGTCGACTCCGGGCTGGTCCGGATCGACCGGCACGATGACCCGGGCTGGCCGACCGACCCGGAGTTCCGGGACCGGCTGTTCGCCCTGATCGACGTCGCGTTCGCGCAGCGCCGCAAGACCGTGCGCAACGCGCTGTCGCGGTGGACCGGGTCCACCGAGCGGGCCGCCGAGCTGCTGACCGCGGCCGGCATCGATCCGTCGGCGCGCGGCGAGACCCTGGCGATCACCGACTTCGTCCGGCTGGCGGAGCTGGCCGCCGACGAGCCCGGGACGGGCGAGCCCCAGCCCGGTCGGCCCTAG
- a CDS encoding 4-(cytidine 5'-diphospho)-2-C-methyl-D-erythritol kinase: protein MPATDGSTATEWVPTGSVTVRVPGKVNLYLAVGDLRPDGYHDLTTVFHAVSLFDQITVRNADLLSVTVVGEGAATVPTDQRNLAWRAAELLGEYVGRSVDVAITIEKAIPVAGGMAGGSADAAGVLVAMNALWELGVPRADLHTLALRLGSDVPFALHGGTALGTGRGEELTTVLARNTFHWVLAFAHSGLSTPAVFGEIDRLREVGEPPQLPPPEAVLAALAGGDPRELAPLLGNELQPAAVSLDTGLRRTLRAGVEAGALAGIVSGSGPTCAFLCESAAAAVQVSSELAGAGVCRTVRVASGPVHGARVVPAADRPN from the coding sequence GTGCCTGCAACCGACGGGAGTACCGCAACCGAATGGGTGCCGACCGGGTCGGTGACCGTCCGCGTGCCGGGCAAGGTGAACCTGTACCTGGCCGTCGGCGATCTGCGCCCGGACGGCTACCACGACCTGACCACGGTGTTCCACGCCGTCTCGCTGTTCGACCAGATCACTGTCCGAAACGCCGACCTGCTGTCGGTCACCGTCGTCGGCGAGGGTGCCGCGACCGTGCCCACCGACCAGCGCAACCTGGCCTGGCGGGCCGCCGAACTGCTCGGTGAGTACGTCGGCCGGTCCGTCGACGTCGCCATCACCATCGAGAAGGCCATCCCGGTGGCCGGCGGGATGGCCGGCGGCAGCGCCGATGCGGCCGGCGTGCTGGTGGCGATGAACGCGCTGTGGGAACTCGGTGTGCCGCGCGCCGACCTGCACACCCTGGCGCTGCGGCTGGGCAGCGACGTGCCGTTCGCGCTGCACGGCGGCACCGCGCTGGGCACCGGCCGCGGTGAAGAGCTCACCACCGTGCTGGCCCGCAACACCTTCCACTGGGTGCTGGCCTTCGCCCACTCCGGGCTGTCCACCCCGGCGGTGTTCGGCGAGATCGACCGGCTCCGCGAGGTCGGCGAACCGCCGCAGTTGCCGCCGCCGGAGGCGGTGCTGGCCGCGCTGGCCGGCGGCGATCCGCGCGAGCTGGCGCCGCTGCTGGGCAACGAGTTGCAGCCGGCCGCGGTCAGCCTGGACACCGGGCTGCGCCGGACGCTGCGGGCCGGGGTGGAGGCAGGCGCGCTGGCCGGCATCGTCTCGGGGTCCGGCCCGACCTGCGCGTTCCTGTGCGAATCGGCCGCCGCCGCGGTGCAGGTGAGCAGCGAGCTGGCCGGCGCCGGGGTGTGCCGGACGGTGCGGGTGGCCAGCGGCCCGGTGCACGGCGCCCGGGTGGTGCCTGCCGCCGACCGGCCGAACTAG
- a CDS encoding fatty acyl-AMP ligase — MSRFTEKMFYNARNSTRGMVTGEPHAPVRETWLEVHERARRIAGGLAAAGINHGDVVGMLVGAPVEIAPAAQALWMRGASLTMLHQPTPRTDLVMWAEDTMNVIGMIDAKAVIISEPFTAAAPVLAERGVQVLSVEELLTADPIDPVETGEDDLALMQLTSGSTGSPKAVQITHRNIYSNAEAMFVGAKMDPDGNDVMLSWLPCFHDMGMVGFLTIPMFFGVELVKVTPMDFLRDTLLWAKLIDKYKGTMTAAPNFAYALFAKRLRKQAEPGQFDLSSLRFALSGAEPVDPADVEDLIDAGRPFGLRPEAVMPAYGMAETTLAVSFSDLGRGLVVDEVDADLLAALRQAVPATKGNTRRLATLGPVLQDLEIRVVDEHGNVMAPRGVGVIELRGECVTPGYLTMGGFLPAQDEHGWYDTGDLGYITEENYVVVCGRVKDVIIMAGRNIYPTDIERAAGRVEGVRPGCAVAVRLDAGHSRETFAVAVESNAYQDPDEVHRIERQVAHEVVAEVDVRPRNVVVLGPGTIPKTPSGKLRRANSVSLVT; from the coding sequence GTGAGCAGGTTCACCGAAAAAATGTTCTACAACGCCCGGAACAGCACCCGGGGGATGGTGACCGGCGAGCCGCACGCCCCGGTCCGGGAGACCTGGCTGGAGGTGCACGAGCGGGCCCGCCGGATCGCCGGCGGCCTGGCCGCGGCCGGCATCAACCACGGCGACGTGGTCGGCATGCTGGTCGGCGCTCCGGTGGAGATCGCGCCGGCCGCCCAGGCGCTGTGGATGCGCGGCGCGAGCCTGACCATGCTGCACCAGCCGACCCCGCGCACCGACCTGGTGATGTGGGCCGAGGACACCATGAACGTCATCGGGATGATCGACGCCAAGGCCGTCATCATCTCCGAGCCGTTCACCGCGGCCGCCCCGGTGCTGGCCGAGCGCGGCGTGCAGGTGCTCTCCGTCGAGGAACTGCTCACCGCCGACCCGATCGATCCGGTCGAGACCGGCGAGGACGACCTGGCGCTGATGCAGCTGACCTCCGGGTCGACCGGCAGCCCCAAGGCCGTTCAGATCACCCACCGCAACATCTACTCCAACGCCGAGGCGATGTTCGTCGGCGCCAAGATGGATCCCGACGGCAACGACGTCATGCTCAGCTGGCTGCCGTGCTTCCACGACATGGGCATGGTCGGCTTCCTGACCATCCCGATGTTCTTCGGTGTCGAGCTGGTCAAGGTCACCCCGATGGACTTCCTGCGCGACACCCTGCTGTGGGCCAAGCTGATCGACAAGTACAAGGGCACCATGACCGCGGCCCCGAACTTCGCCTACGCGCTGTTCGCCAAGCGGCTGCGCAAGCAGGCCGAGCCCGGCCAGTTTGACCTGTCCTCGCTGCGGTTCGCGCTGTCCGGCGCCGAGCCGGTGGACCCGGCCGACGTGGAGGACCTGATCGACGCGGGCCGCCCGTTCGGGCTGCGGCCCGAGGCGGTGATGCCGGCCTACGGGATGGCCGAGACGACGCTGGCGGTGTCGTTCTCCGATCTGGGCCGCGGCCTGGTGGTCGACGAGGTCGACGCCGACCTGCTGGCCGCGCTGCGCCAGGCGGTGCCGGCCACCAAGGGCAACACCCGCCGGCTGGCCACCCTGGGCCCGGTGCTGCAGGACCTGGAGATCCGGGTCGTCGACGAGCACGGCAACGTGATGGCGCCCCGCGGCGTCGGCGTCATCGAGCTGCGCGGCGAATGCGTGACCCCGGGCTACCTGACCATGGGCGGGTTCCTGCCGGCCCAGGACGAGCACGGCTGGTACGACACCGGTGATCTCGGCTACATCACCGAGGAGAACTACGTGGTGGTCTGCGGCCGGGTCAAGGACGTCATCATCATGGCCGGCCGCAACATCTACCCGACCGACATCGAGCGGGCCGCGGGCCGGGTGGAGGGCGTGCGGCCCGGTTGCGCGGTGGCGGTCCGGCTCGACGCCGGCCATTCCCGCGAGACCTTCGCGGTGGCCGTCGAAAGCAACGCCTACCAGGATCCCGACGAGGTGCACCGGATCGAGCGCCAGGTGGCCCACGAGGTGGTCGCCGAGGTCGACGTGCGCCCGCGCAACGTCGTCGTGCTCGGGCCGGGCACCATTCCGAAGACCCCGTCGGGCAAGCTGCGCCGGGCGAACTCGGTCTCCCTGGTCACCTAG